One window of the Pseudomonas knackmussii B13 genome contains the following:
- the pedF gene encoding cytochrome c-550 PedF, which produces MNNKNSFRGLMLLAGLGASALVLAHGNVTPQAVDTKGLEPLGTQWRDTNPYREPYANHKLAVEIGASAYTQNCARCHGLEAKSGGIAPDLRKLDLGADGDEWFKERVINGAVRDGAVYMPKMADYISQEGLWAIRSYLESVHVDE; this is translated from the coding sequence ATGAACAACAAGAACTCCTTTCGCGGTCTGATGCTCCTGGCTGGCCTGGGCGCCTCGGCGCTGGTCCTGGCGCATGGCAACGTGACCCCGCAAGCGGTCGACACCAAGGGACTCGAACCGCTGGGCACGCAATGGCGCGACACCAACCCCTACCGCGAGCCCTACGCCAACCACAAGCTGGCGGTGGAGATCGGCGCCTCGGCCTACACCCAGAACTGCGCCCGCTGCCACGGCCTGGAAGCCAAGTCCGGCGGCATCGCCCCCGACCTGCGCAAGCTGGACCTGGGCGCCGATGGCGACGAATGGTTCAAGGAGCGGGTAATCAACGGCGCGGTACGCGACGGCGCCGTGTACATGCCGAAGATGGCCGACTACATCAGCCAGGAAGGTCTGTGGGCCATCCGCAGCTACCTGGAAAGCGTCCACGTCGACGAGTGA
- a CDS encoding ABC transporter substrate-binding protein yields MRQFALHGVAYLLAVACAALLSLDARADDTPVALEVRVGYLGYTPDPGPLLSNIIPEPSDAGLRGAELAIDDSNTTGRFLKHHYSLVSAVAKDPQALLDEARKQHDQGLRLFVVNAPADSLRQLAAALPDSLLFNAGAADDELRTDKCPLNVLQTLPSRLMLTDALTQFLVLRKWTRWLLVVGQRPEDKAYAAALRQSAKRFGAKIVEEKAFTFANDQRRSAQADMPLFTQSGDDYDVVLVADEHGDFGEYVPFNTWLPRPVAGTQGLVATGWHKTVETFGAAQLQKRFEEHAKRWMNDRDFAAWVAVRSVASAVTRLRNAEPMAIRALALSPDLPLDGFKGYRLSYRPWDGQLRQPIELVQPRALVSTSPQEGFLHPDSELDSLGLDAPESQCHLADAKP; encoded by the coding sequence ATGCGCCAGTTCGCCTTGCACGGCGTGGCCTACCTGCTGGCCGTAGCCTGCGCCGCCCTGCTCAGCCTCGACGCCCGCGCCGACGACACCCCGGTGGCCCTCGAAGTGCGCGTCGGCTACCTCGGCTACACGCCCGACCCTGGCCCGCTGCTGTCGAACATCATCCCCGAGCCGAGCGACGCCGGCCTGCGCGGCGCGGAGCTTGCGATCGACGACAGCAACACCACCGGGCGTTTCCTCAAGCACCACTACAGCCTGGTTTCGGCCGTCGCCAAGGACCCGCAGGCGCTGCTGGACGAAGCGCGCAAGCAGCACGACCAGGGCCTGCGCCTGTTCGTGGTCAACGCCCCGGCCGACAGCCTGCGCCAGCTCGCCGCCGCGCTGCCGGACAGCCTGCTGTTCAATGCCGGCGCCGCCGACGACGAGCTGCGCACCGACAAGTGCCCGCTCAACGTGCTGCAGACCCTGCCCAGCCGCCTGATGCTGACCGACGCCCTGACCCAGTTCCTGGTGCTGCGCAAGTGGACGCGCTGGCTGCTGGTGGTCGGCCAGCGCCCCGAAGACAAGGCTTACGCCGCCGCGCTGCGCCAGTCGGCCAAGCGTTTCGGCGCGAAGATCGTCGAGGAAAAGGCCTTCACCTTCGCCAATGATCAACGCCGCAGCGCCCAGGCGGACATGCCGCTGTTCACCCAGAGCGGCGACGACTACGACGTCGTGCTGGTGGCCGACGAGCACGGTGACTTCGGCGAGTACGTGCCCTTCAACACCTGGCTCCCGCGCCCGGTGGCCGGCACCCAGGGGCTGGTCGCCACGGGCTGGCACAAGACCGTCGAGACCTTCGGCGCGGCACAGTTGCAGAAGCGCTTCGAGGAACACGCCAAGCGCTGGATGAACGACCGCGACTTCGCCGCCTGGGTCGCCGTGCGCAGCGTGGCCAGTGCGGTGACGCGCCTGCGCAACGCCGAGCCGATGGCGATCCGCGCCCTGGCCCTGTCGCCCGACCTGCCGCTGGACGGTTTCAAGGGCTATCGGCTCAGCTACCGCCCCTGGGACGGCCAGCTGCGCCAGCCCATCGAACTGGTGCAGCCGCGCGCGCTGGTCAGCACCTCGCCGCAGGAAGGCTTCCTGCACCCCGACAGCGAACTCGACAGCCTCGGACTGGATGCGCCGGAAAGCCAGTGCCACCTCGCCGACGCCAAGCCCTGA